One genomic segment of Ipomoea triloba cultivar NCNSP0323 chromosome 9, ASM357664v1 includes these proteins:
- the LOC116029382 gene encoding uncharacterized protein LOC116029382, with translation MEHPFFMNPNSNRAEAIRWLSIAEKLLNNRDLVGCKSFATRARDSDPSLVQAEQILAIADTLIAGEKRINNQHIDWYGILQVAPNQSHDSEFIANQYRRLALLLNPQKNTLSFADQAFRLVVDAWSLLSNPFRKSLYDKELGFFLNLNPDPVHSAPNTVSSVQQPSGFNVFPNSSREQQQIFFGSREQQPISSGQSVTFLSRDPVQPVTSMQQPSSSREQQPQPQPQPVMFLNRDQQPPVTPVPAANRDPQPPVTYMPSSSREPVQISFGASQRHSEQPPVVASLQSPATEHQRNKQPQQQTEGSVGNNNHNLSGSSIGNANKETGVEEEPKSDIPSFWTACPYCYHMFEYPDAYVDCTLRCRNCKMAFQAIAISSPPPIIDGKEAYFCCWGFLPLGFSVPNWERNRDRATSWSPFSPMFTCPRGGAGNEASGVSANYAAMGQKSGNTSGGFNSVGASKGGASHKSVTPRIYVDDDDDDVLVGLSDSGEESDEDWRGEKRKKSKSLKGKGMKTLTPNRSTPKQQADKGKNAKGNTGENLQDGLRIQSGGRLAAESSKKGVVSNTRRQSGRIAKDYGKLDLNVEFSNEVEEHPPGMDGLGNGAGRGEDDNIFFEGLDEFLSSLPILNVVGEDKVKAA, from the coding sequence ATGGAGCACCCGTTCTTCATGAACCCTAATTCCAATCGGGCCGAGGCAATCCGATGGCTGTCAATCGCGGAGAAGCTATTGAACAATCGTGATCTAGTAGGGTGCAAATCGTTTGCGACCCGGGCCCGAGATTCGGACCCTAGCCTCGTACAGGCGGAGCAAATCCTCGCCATCGCCGACACTCTCATCGCCGGCGAGAAGCGGATCAACAACCAGCACATCGACTGGTACGGTATCCTCCAAGTGGCTCCCAACCAGAGCCATGATTCCGAGTTCATCGCGAATCAGTACCGCCGCCTCGCTCTCCTGCTCAATCCCCAGAAGAACACGCTCTCCTTCGCCGATCAAGCCTTCCGCCTCGTCGTGGATGCATGGTCGTTGCTCTCAAACCCTTTCAGGAAGAGCTTGTATGATAAAGAGCTCGGGTTCTTTTTAAACCTCAACCCGGACCCGGTTCATTCCGCCCCGAATACGGTATCTTCTGTGCAGCAGCCCAGTGGGTTTAATGTCTTCCCCAATTCCAGCAGAGAGCAACAGCAAATCTTCTTTGGTAGTCGAGAACAGCAGCCAATTAGCTCGGGGCAATCAGTGACGTTTCTTTCTCGAGACCCGGTTCAACCTGTGACCTCCATGCAGCAGCCAAGCTCGAGCAGAGAGCAGCAACCGCAACCGCAACCGCAGCCGGTAATGTTTCTAAATCGAGACCAACAGCCGCCGGTTACTCCTGTCCCGGCCGCGAACAGAGACCCACAGCCGCCGGTGACCTATATGCCGAGCTCGAGCAGGGAACCAGTGCAAATTTCCTTTGGGGCAAGCCAACGTCATTCCGAACAGCCACCGGTAGTAGCTTCATTGCAAAGCCCCGCCACTGAGCATCAAAGGAACAAGCAGCCACAGCAGCAAACTGAGGGCTCTGTAGGAAACAACAATCACAATCTCTCTGGCAGTTCTATTGGTAATGCAAATAAAGAAACTGGAGTAGAAGAAGAGCCTAAGAGTGACATTCCTAGTTTCTGGACTGCATGCCCATATTGTTATCATATGTTTGAGTACCCTGATGCTTATGTCGACTGTACGTTGCGGTGTCGCAATTGCAAGATGGCATTTCAGGCTATAGCAATCTCATCACCTCCTCCAATTATTGATGGGAAAGAAGCCTACTTTTGTTGTTGGGGCTTTCTTCCCTTGGGGTTTTCTGTGCCAAATTGGGAGAGAAACAGGGATCGAGCAACAAGCTGGAGTCCATTTTCACCTATGTTTACTTGTCCTCGAGGTGGAGCGGGGAATGAAGCTAGTGGGGTAAGTGCAAATTATGCTGCTATGGGGCAGAAGAGTGGAAACACTTCTGGTGGTTTTAATAGTGTAGGGGCATCAAAGGGTGGGGCTAGTCATAAGAGTGTGACTCCAAGGatttatgttgatgatgatgatgatgatgtgctTGTAGGACTATCAGACTCAGGTGAGGAATCAGATGAGGATTGGCGTGGAGAGAAGAGGAAGAAATCAAAAAGCTTGAAGGGAAAAGGGATGAAGACATTGACTCCTAATAGAAGCACTCCGAAACAGCAGGCTGATAAGGGAAAGAATGCCAAAGGCAACACAGGTGAAAATTTACAGGATGGTTTGCGAATTCAAAGTGGTGGTCGTCTCGCAGCTGAGTCAAGTAAGAAAGGTGTTGTGAGTAATACAAGGAGACAATCTGGGAGGATTGCCAAAGACTATGGGAAGTTGGATCTGAATGTGGAGTTTAGTAATGAGGTTGAAGAACATCCACCTGGGATGGATGGGCTAGGAAACGGAGCAGGAAGGGGAGAGGATGATAACATATTTTTTGAGGGTCTTGATGAATTCCTAAGCAGTCTTCCTATACTCAATGTTGTTGGTGAGGATAAGGTTAAGGCTGCTTAG
- the LOC116029383 gene encoding protein PELPK1-like, giving the protein MAHHLNPSFLLLFLITLSPALVQTEARHLLEITLPEIPTLPKPELPEIPKPELPTFPKPEIPEIPKPELPALPKPEVPEIPKPELPTLPKLEVPEIPKPELPTLPKLEVPEIPKPELPTFPKPEFPEIPKPELPTFPKPEVPEIPKPELPKKP; this is encoded by the coding sequence ATGGCTCATCATCTCAACCCATCCTTTCTCCTGCTTTTCTTGATCACTCTGTCACCGGCGCTCGTACAAACCGAGGCCAGACACCTTCTGGAGATCACATTGCCTGAAATCCCAACATTGCCAAAGCCTGAGCTGCCAGAAATTCCAAAACCAGAGCTACCAACATTCCCAAAGCCTGAAATCCCAGAAATCCCAAAACCAGAGCTTCCAGCATTACCAAAGCCTGAAGTCCCAGAAATCCCAAAACCAGAACTTCCAACATTACCAAAGCTTGAAGTCCCAGAAATCCCAAAACCAGAGCTTCCAACATTACCAAAGCTTGAAGTCCCAGAAATCCCAAAACCAGAGCTTCCAACATTCCCAAAGCCTGAATTCCCAGAAATTCCAAAACCAGAGCTGCCAACATTCCCAAAGCCTGAAGTCCCTGAAATTCCTAAACCAGAGCTGCCAAAGAAGCCATGA